The genomic segment GACGGCGATCAGGCTGCGGCGCCATCGGCTCACGGCACGCGAACTGACCCCGCCGTACTGGGTGGCCATGGGGTCCGGTGCGATCAGCGTACTGGCGGGCGCCCGGCTGCTGCCGGGCCTCGCGGCCGGATCGCCCCTGCGGCCGGTGACCGTCACCGTGCTGCTGACGGTGTGGTGCTGGGCGAGCTGCCTGCTCCCGCTGCTGGTGGCGGCCGGCGTGTGGCGGCACGGGGTGCGCCGGGTGCCCCTGGTGCACGACCCCGCCTGGTGGACCATCGTCTTCCCGCTGGGCATGTACGCGGTGGCCACCCAGGCCCTGGGCGCCGGAGCGGGGATCGCGCCGCCGGCCGGCCTCGGACGTGCCATGGCCTGGGCGGGAACGGTGGCCTGGCTCCTCGTCGCCACCGGAGCACTCGTACGGGGAAGCCGGGTGCCGACCCCGGAACCGGCCGGACACCGGGCGGCCGAGCTCTGTACCGGTGAACCGGCCGGACCCCCGGGGCCACCTTCGACCCGGTGAGCCGGCCGGGCCCTCAAGGCCACCTCCCGTCCGGTGAACCGGCCGGACACCGGGCGGCCGGCCCCCGTCCCGGAGCGGTTCCGGCCAGAAACGCGGGTCAAGGAACGGAAAAGCCGGAAAACCCGCCGCCCGACCCCCGTAAATACCGAACCGCCCCACCGCATTCCGTGTCGCGGCAGCTCACCGATGACGGCCGGCGGAAGAACTGAAACACGTTTTCGCGGCGGTCTCCCATTCGTCGCAAAGCGTGGGGCAAGACATTGCCAGCACGGTCCAAATGGCCGAAAGGCATGACGCGCACGCCCGGTGGCGGCGTGATGCTGAGGCGGCGAACGGGACCCGGCCGTACTCCACGACCGCGGATGTGAATTCGCCGAGAGGAGCCGGACAATGCGTCGTCGAAGGCGGGAGGAGGCGGAACGGGCCGCGGCGGCGGTGACCCGGCGTCTGCTGAGAGCGGGCAGCTCACTGAGGCGGACCGCGACGACCCAGGACCTGCGGGCCGTCATCGAGATCGACGAGGACGTCAACGACACCCCGTACCGCGACCGTTGGGCGCACGACAAGGTCGTCCGCTCCACCCACGGGGTCAACTGCACCGGCTCCTGCTCCTGGAAGGTCTTCGTCAAGGACGGCGTGATCACCTGGGAGACCCAGCAGACCGACTACCCGTCCGTCGGCCCCGACCGGCCGGAGTACGAGCCCCGGGGCTGCCCGCGCGGCGCCGCCTTCTCCTGGTACACGTACTCGCCCACCAGGGTCCGCCACCCGCACGCCCGCGGTGTGCTGGTCGAGCTGTACCGCGAGGCCAGGCAGCGGCTCGGTGACCCGGTGGCGGCCTGGGCCGAGATCACCACCGACCCGCTCAAACGGCTCCGCTACCAGTCGGCCCGGGGCAAGGGCGGCCTGGTGCGGATCGGCTGGGACGAGGCGCTGGAGATCGCCGCCGCCGCCCATGTGCACACCCTCCGGGAGCACGGCCCCGACCGGATCGCCGGCTTCTCGCCGATCCCGGCGATGTCGATGGCCTCGCACGCGGTGGGCGCCCGCTTCATGTCCCTGATCGGCGCCCCGATGCTGTCGTTCTACGACTGGTACGCCGATCTGCCGATCGCCTCGCCGCAGGTCTTCGGCGACCAGACCGACGTGCCCGAGTCGGGGGACTGGTGGGACGCGGCGTATCTGATGCTCTGGGGCTCGAACGTCCCGGTGACCCGCACCCCCGACGCCCACTGGATGGCCGAGGCCCGCTACCGGGGCCAGAAGGTCGTGGTCGTCTCGCCCGACTACGCGGACGCGACGAAGTTCGCCGACGAGTGGCTGCACCCCCACCCGGGCACCGACGGCGCCGTGGCCATGGCGATGGGGCACGTGATCCTGAAGGAGTTCTTCGTCGAGCGCCAGGTCCCGTACTTCACCGACTACGTCAAGCGCTTCACCGACCTGCCCTTCCTGGTCGAACTGCGCGAACGGGACGGCGGGCGCTGCCCGGTACCGGGGAAGTTCCTCACCGCGGCCGACCCGGACCTCGCCGCCGACGGTCTCGCGGCACACGTCGACGAGGACTCCCGCCACTGGATGCCGGTCCTGCTCGACGCCGCCTCCGACCGGGTGGTCGTCCCCAACGGGACGCTCGGCGACCGCTGGAGCCAGGGCGGTGAGGGCCGCTGGAACCTCGACCTCGGCGACATCGACCCGGTGCTCACCCTCCACCCGGAAGGGCGGTCCGTGGAGGTCGAGTTCCCGTGCTTCGAGGAACCGGGCGCCACGGTCCGCCGGGCCGTACCGACCCGGCGCGTCGGCGACCGGCTGGTCACCACCGTCCTCGACCTGATGCTCGCCCGGTACGGAGTGGCCCGCGACGGACTCGGCGGCAGCTGGCCCGCCGGCTACGACGACGCCTCCGCGCCCGGCACCCCCGCCTGGCAGGAGGCGATCACCTCCGTCCCCGCCGGGGCCGTCGTCCGGGCCGCCCGGGAGTTCGCGGGCACGGCGGAGAAGACCCGGGGCCGCTGCATGATCGTGATGGGGGCGGGCACCAACCACTGGTTCCACTCGGACACCATCTACCGTGGTTTCCTCTCGCTGCTCCTCCTCACCGGCTGCCAGGGTGTCAACGGGGGCGGCTGGGCGCACTACGTGGGCCAGGAGAAGGTACGGCCGTTCACGGGCTGGCAGCAGCTCTCCACCGCCGCCGACTGGGTCCGCCCGTCCCGCCAGATGGCCGGGACCCCGTACTGGTATCTGCACACCGACCAGTGGCGCTACGAGAGTTACGGCGCCGACGCGTTGGCCTCACCCACCGGACAGGGCCTGTTCGCCGGTCTGCACACCGCGGATCTGGTCACCCGGTCGATGCGGCTGGGCTGGATGCCCTCGTACCCCACGTTCACCGCCAACCCGCTCGACCTGGGGGACCGGGTCCGCGAGAGCGGACAGGACGCCGACACCTGGGTGGCCCGCCAACTCGCCCAACGAAATCTCGACTTCGCCTGCGAGGACCCCGACGCCCCCGAGAACTGGCCCCGTGTCCTCACCGTCTGGCGGGCCAACCTGATCGGCTCCTCCGCCAAGGGCAACGAATACTTCCTGCGCCACCTGCTCGGGGGACGGGACAACGCCTCCGCCCCCGAGGCCGGACCCGACGACCGTCCGTCCGACGTCACCTGGCGGGACGAGGCACCGCGCGGCAAGCTCGACCTGCTGCTGGCGCTCGACTTCCGGATGACGTCCACGACGCTCTTCGCGGACCTGGTGCTGCCCGCCGCCACCTGGTACGAGAAGCACGACCTCTCCAGCACCGACATGCACCCCTATGTGCACGCCTTCACCGCCGCGATCGATCCGCCCTGGCAGGCCCGCACCGACTTCGACATCTTCCACGGACTCGCCCGCAAACTGAGCGAACTCGCCGCGGGACGCCTCGACGTACGCCACGACCTGGTGGCCACCGCCCTCCAGCACGACACCCCGGGGGAGACCGCCCAGCCCGGCGGAGTACCCAGGGACTGGCGGGACGAGGGCACCGAGCCCGTCCCCGGACGCAACATCCCCGGATTCACCGTGGTCGAACGCGACTACACCGCCGTCGCCGGCCAACTCGCCGCGTTCGGCCCGCTCGCCGAACGCGACGGCATGCGGGTCAAGGGCGTCGGCGTCGTCCCGGCCGCCGAGTCCGCCTGGCTCGCCGCCCGCTGCGGTACGGCGCGCACCGGCCCCGCCAGGGGCAGACCCCTGCTCGACACCGACATCAAGTTCTGCGAGGCGATCCTCGCCCTGTCCGGCACCACCAACGGACGGATCGCCGCCGAGGGCTTCGACCGGCTCGCGGAACGGGTCGGCGCCGCGTCCGGGCTCGCCGCCCTCGGCGCCTCGGTGGCGGAACGCCGCGTGGTGTTCAGCGACACCCAGGCACGCCCGGTACAGGTCGGGGCCAGCTTCGAATGGTCCGGCAAGGAGGCACCGGACCGCCGCTACGCGCCGTTCACCATCAACACCGAGCACCGCAAGCCCTGGCACACCCTCACCGGCCGCCAGCACTTCTACCTCGACCACGACTGGATGGCCGAGCTGGGTGAACAACTGCCCGTGTACCGGCCACCGCTGGACATGGCCGCGCTCGGCGAGTCCGGCGCGGGCCCCGCCGGGGACGAACGCACGGTCACCGTGCGCTACCTCACCCCGCACTCCAAGTGGTCCATCCACTCCGAGTACCAGGAGAACCTGATCATGCAGACCCTGGCGCGCGGCGGCCCCGTCATCTGGATCAGCGTGCCCGACGCCGAGACCGTCGGAGTCGCCGACAACGACTGGATCGAAGCCGTCAACACCAACGGGGTGGTGGTCGCCCGCGCCGTGGTCTCCCACCGCATGCCGGCCGGCACGGTGTTCATGTACCACGTACAGGAACGCCTGGTGAACGTCCCCAGGTCCGAGACCACCGGCGGACGCGGCGGAGTGCACAACGCCCTCACCAAACTGCTCGTCAAACCGACCCACCTCATCGGCGGCCACGCACAGCTCTCGTTCTCCCCCAACTACTACGGGCCGACCGGGAATCAGCGTGACGCCGTCACCGTGATCCGCCGCCGCTCCCAGACCGTGGAGTACTGACATGTTCCGCAGCACACCGGCGGCCCCCCGGGTGATGGCCCAGGTGGCCATGGTCATGAACCTCGACAAGTGCATCGGTTGCCACACCTGCTCGGTCACCTGCAAACAGACCTGGACCAACCGGCAGG from the Streptomyces sp. AM 4-1-1 genome contains:
- a CDS encoding nitrate reductase subunit alpha, coding for MRRRRREEAERAAAAVTRRLLRAGSSLRRTATTQDLRAVIEIDEDVNDTPYRDRWAHDKVVRSTHGVNCTGSCSWKVFVKDGVITWETQQTDYPSVGPDRPEYEPRGCPRGAAFSWYTYSPTRVRHPHARGVLVELYREARQRLGDPVAAWAEITTDPLKRLRYQSARGKGGLVRIGWDEALEIAAAAHVHTLREHGPDRIAGFSPIPAMSMASHAVGARFMSLIGAPMLSFYDWYADLPIASPQVFGDQTDVPESGDWWDAAYLMLWGSNVPVTRTPDAHWMAEARYRGQKVVVVSPDYADATKFADEWLHPHPGTDGAVAMAMGHVILKEFFVERQVPYFTDYVKRFTDLPFLVELRERDGGRCPVPGKFLTAADPDLAADGLAAHVDEDSRHWMPVLLDAASDRVVVPNGTLGDRWSQGGEGRWNLDLGDIDPVLTLHPEGRSVEVEFPCFEEPGATVRRAVPTRRVGDRLVTTVLDLMLARYGVARDGLGGSWPAGYDDASAPGTPAWQEAITSVPAGAVVRAAREFAGTAEKTRGRCMIVMGAGTNHWFHSDTIYRGFLSLLLLTGCQGVNGGGWAHYVGQEKVRPFTGWQQLSTAADWVRPSRQMAGTPYWYLHTDQWRYESYGADALASPTGQGLFAGLHTADLVTRSMRLGWMPSYPTFTANPLDLGDRVRESGQDADTWVARQLAQRNLDFACEDPDAPENWPRVLTVWRANLIGSSAKGNEYFLRHLLGGRDNASAPEAGPDDRPSDVTWRDEAPRGKLDLLLALDFRMTSTTLFADLVLPAATWYEKHDLSSTDMHPYVHAFTAAIDPPWQARTDFDIFHGLARKLSELAAGRLDVRHDLVATALQHDTPGETAQPGGVPRDWRDEGTEPVPGRNIPGFTVVERDYTAVAGQLAAFGPLAERDGMRVKGVGVVPAAESAWLAARCGTARTGPARGRPLLDTDIKFCEAILALSGTTNGRIAAEGFDRLAERVGAASGLAALGASVAERRVVFSDTQARPVQVGASFEWSGKEAPDRRYAPFTINTEHRKPWHTLTGRQHFYLDHDWMAELGEQLPVYRPPLDMAALGESGAGPAGDERTVTVRYLTPHSKWSIHSEYQENLIMQTLARGGPVIWISVPDAETVGVADNDWIEAVNTNGVVVARAVVSHRMPAGTVFMYHVQERLVNVPRSETTGGRGGVHNALTKLLVKPTHLIGGHAQLSFSPNYYGPTGNQRDAVTVIRRRSQTVEY